A part of Aegilops tauschii subsp. strangulata cultivar AL8/78 chromosome 2, Aet v6.0, whole genome shotgun sequence genomic DNA contains:
- the LOC109772621 gene encoding uncharacterized protein: MGSFNGHVLPGTLFLAVGLWRVWSAVARFAADPPAFRVRAWCPLELPGAPRLLELYVVAGGTFLDMCLELGGGVLAGRGAGVAPESSLIYLEHAGMLLMFFLFGALALLSQKRSRYLPLTDGELCLVAAAAFTSEFLLFSYHSATHAGLEGYYHHLLVILIGLCILAAVLGALLPASFPVDVAAGMLMALQGLWFYQTALTLYGPMLPAGCDRDASGHQVDCHSRAAGERAEQLANFQLFGAVFLAFVYVLGCYAVAAAMYGHPDLAAMHDEHVAALECRGGGDASCAEECVV, from the exons ATGGGGTCGTTTAACGGCCACGTTCTGCCAGGGACGCTGTTCCTGGCGGTGGGCCTGTGGCGGGTGTGGTCCGCCGTCGCGCGCTTCGCCGCCGACCCGCCGGCGTTCCGCGTCCGCGCGTGGTGCCCCCTCGAGCTCCCCGGGGCGCCCCGCCTCCTGGAGCTCTACGTGGTGGCCGGCGGCACGTTCCTCGACATGTGCctggagctcggcggcggcgtcctggCCGGCCGCGGCGCTGGGGTCGCCCCGGAGTCCAGCCTCATCTACCTCGAGCACGCCGGCATGCTCCTCATGTTCTTCCTCTTCGGCGCGCTCGCCCTCCTCTCCCAGAAGCGCAGCAG GTACCTGCCCCTGACCGACGGCGAGCTGTGCCTGGTGGCGGCGGCAGCGTTCACATCGGAATTCCTGCTCTTCTCCTACCACTCGGCCACCCACGCAGGGCTGGAGGGGTACTACCACCACCTCCTCGTCATCCTCATCGGCCTCTGCATCCTCGCCGCCGTCCTTGGCGCGCTCTTGCCGGCGAGCTTCCCCGTCGACGTCGCTGCCGGCATGCTCATGGCGCTGCAGGGGCTGTGGTTCTACCAGACGGCGCTCACGCTGTACGGCCCCATGCTCCCGGCCGGGTGCGACCGAGATGCCAGCGGCCACCAAGTCGACTGCCACAGCCGCGCCGCAGGGGAACGCGCCGAGCAGCTGGCTAACTTCCAGCTGTTCGGGGCTGTGTTCCTCGCCTTTGTCTACGTGCTTGGGTGCTATGCCGTCGCCGCGGCCATGTACGGGCACCCTGACCTGGCGGCCATGCATGACGAGCACGTCGCCGCCCTGGAGTGCCGCGGCGGCGGTGACGCCTCCTGCGCCGAGGAGTGCGTGGTCTAG